The window TTCACCCAGGACACCTCTATCTCCTTCTGGGGGTGTGCCCTGCAGGCCTTCTTCTTCATGAACTTGGCGTCCACTGAGACGGCCCTCCTAACGGTGATGTCCTATGACCGCTGTGTGGCCATCTGCTGGCCCTTGCACTACGAGGCCATCATGAGCCAGCGTGCCTGTGTCAGGATGGTGGCCCTGTGCTGGCTGAGTGGCGGCATCTCTGGACTCATGCACATGGTGGCCACTTTCTCCTTGCCATTCTGTGGGTCCAGCCAAGTCCATCACTTCTTCTGTGATATTCCCCAACTGCTCAGCCTCCTGGACTCCACATCGATCCTCCCTGAGGTCCGAGTCATGGTCTTCGTTACCAGCCTTGTGATTTTGTGCTTCGGTCTCATTACGCTCTCCTACGGGTACATCTTTTCTACCGTCATGAGGATCCCGTCCAAGGAGGGCAGGTGGAAAACGTTTTCCACCTGTGTCCCTCACCTCGTGGTTGTGACCCTCTTCCTGGTGTCTGGCAGCATCGCCTACGTGAAG of the Ictidomys tridecemlineatus isolate mIctTri1 unplaced genomic scaffold, mIctTri1.hap1 Scaffold_562, whole genome shotgun sequence genome contains:
- the LOC144374042 gene encoding olfactory receptor 14L1-like; this encodes MTQFTSNQSTPCRGSRAAARGNSSEAVVFLLVGFADSWTVQTTHAVLFLLVYLAALTGNLLIIMVTTVDVRLQTPMYFFLRHLSFLDFCFISVTVPKSIVSSFTQDTSISFWGCALQAFFFMNLASTETALLTVMSYDRCVAICWPLHYEAIMSQRACVRMVALCWLSGGISGLMHMVATFSLPFCGSSQVHHFFCDIPQLLSLLDSTSILPEVRVMVFVTSLVILCFGLITLSYGYIFSTVMRIPSKEGRWKTFSTCVPHLVVVTLFLVSGSIAYVKPVSSSPSISDLLLPVFYTVVPPTLNPVIYSLRNKELKAALRRLRRQCGVGAPPGPALRA